A region of Panicum virgatum strain AP13 chromosome 8N, P.virgatum_v5, whole genome shotgun sequence DNA encodes the following proteins:
- the LOC120686910 gene encoding uncharacterized protein LOC120686910 yields the protein MLVVVVLLVAPAAAAGTMSSTSTAGMGWGHPPSSEWSAGALPLARTSPKSSTSTAPSGRAGEPYRGLSRSSFSCPFSLKEDEFFDIFRDEAEEVAAGMARTNGIDWHAAAACFLYTMRLCGMGGYYDLATHVCNYWRCDDVIQLRQGDAATDDDGVDTLWQTYDDLKRRMQLDADYHQSPQSPSLVARRLHERIACWTSPSYGSMLIPPSQYGHIPNGMFQQYDKLCVLKLSACAFSFKAPPFLCCHSLQFLWLDHCREESGTDGVGNEEDIQRCFQRLWVLDVRYSSSEFLSAKMMHFMTELRELNVMGQYIGETDMGALQEQLPNICKLRAGFKLPTGPAKPAGSGTGIPDRFGRKPVQTGRSQI from the coding sequence atgctggtggtggtggtactgctagtagcaccagcagcagcagcaggcacaaTGTCATCTACTTCGACGGCTGGGATGGGCTGGGGGCATCCGCCGTCCTCCGAGTGGTCGGCCGGCGCCTTACCACTGGCCCGGACTTCTCCCAAATCATCCACATCGACTGCTCCAAGTGGGAGAGCAGGAGAGCCATACAGAGGGCTCTCGCGGAGCAGCTTCAGTTGCCCCTTCAGTCTTAAGGAGGACGAGTTTTTCGACATTTTCCGAGATGAGGCTGAAGAAGTTGCAGCCGGCATGGCCCGTACCAACGGCATCGACTGGCATGCAGCAGCAGCCTGCTTCCTGTACACGATGAGGCTCTGCGGCATGGGTGGTTACTATGACTTGGCCACCCATGTCTGCAACTACTGGAGATGTGATGATGTCATACAGCTCCGGCAGGGAGATGCCGCCACTGATGATGATGGTGTTGATACATTGTGGCAAACTTATGATGATCTGAAGCGCAGGATGCAACTGGATGCGGACTACCACCAAAGTCCGCAATCACCATCTCTGGTGGCAAGGCGCTTGCACGAGCGCATTGCGTGCTGGACTTCACCATCCTACGGGTCCATGCTGATCCCGCCGAGTCAGTATGGCCACATTCCTAATGGCATGTTCCAACAGTATGACAAGCTTTGTGTGCTCAAGCTATCAGCATGCGCATTCAGCTTCAAAGCACCTCCGTTCCTCTGCTGCCACAGCCTTCAGTTTCTCTGGCTTGATCACTGCCGAGAGGAAAGCGGCACTGATGGAGTAGGGAATGAGGAGGACATCCAGCGGTGCTTCCAGAGGCTGTGGGTGTTGGATGTGCGCTACTCAAGCTCTGAGTTCCTGTCCGCAAAGATGATGCATTTCATGACAGAACTCAGGGAACTAAATGTGATGGGCCAATATATTGGAGAAACAGACATGGGCGCATTGCAGGAGCAGCTACCCAACATTTGCAAGCTCCGAGCAGGGTTTAagttaccgaccggtccggccaaaccggcagggtccggtaccggtataccggaccggtttggccggaaaccggtccaaaccggtcgaagtcaaatttga
- the LOC120686909 gene encoding uncharacterized protein LOC120686909: MELLDFSGNICYYKSRLSVESSCSNLETVIIEGSPSLKEISLKGCAKLKRLLLSELFPQLCSLDITGTAVKTLDLGAVTAPELDELFLLDCGELRAILWPPPSENRGKRYPSKLHIETTQNDKESTAADGTGRSPTGRSNHWYISVRDARLLGSLEPVKDYFGPNFAHVEVSALASPGTAGSKDVGIKGSSGQQQVYVTLKEAGMQEEEEEANDGETDASARIMFRCPPSPPVPSQGCYMHIQDWVERTIVVPAFVYDGAKILHIHDSSLRRIHAAPSGPAQNELEWCRAERCPALECVLSMGSRTFNKLRTIWGSHLFYARCFVEENNIIGRISIRIFAGLTLLHLYCCPRLEYALPLRGYTVSLENLETLEIMWCGDLISVFDQESRPQHRPIMLNLFKLPKLKHIHLHELPKLYHIYGATVDAPKLETVKIRGCWNLSSLPVVTGEEKGVVCDCEKEWWERLQQVSESRQTIHYKPIHPQYYKKTMLRGSALR; the protein is encoded by the exons ATGGAGCTTCTTGACTTCTCAGGAAACATTTGCTACTACAAGAGTAGGTTATCGGTGGAAAGCAGCTGCAGCAACCTTGAGACTGTCATCATTGAGGGATCTCCTTCACTAAAAGAGATCTCCTTGAAAGGTTGTGCTAAATTGAAGAGACTGCTCTTGAGCGAGTTGTTCCCGCAGCTCTGCAGCCTAGACATCACTGGTACAGCAGTGAAAACACTAGATCTCGGTGCAGTGACGGCCCCGGAGCTCGATGAGCTCTTTCTACTTGATTGTGGGGAGCTTCGTGCAATCCTATGGCCACCACCAAGTGAAAACAGGGGAAAAAGATACCCGAGTAAGCTGCACATTGAGACAACCCAAAATGATAAGGAGAGCACTGCTGCAGATGGTACAGGAAGATCACCTACGGGCCGTAGCAATCATTGGTACATTTCTGTAAGAGATGCAAGGCTCCTTGGGTCGCTTGAGCCGGTGAAAGACTATTTTGGTCCCAACTTTGCTCATGTGGAGGTATCAGCCCTTGCATCCCCTGGCACTGCTGGTAGCAAAGATGTCGGAATCAAGGGCAGCAGCGGCCAGCAGCAGGTTTATGTAACCCTCAAGGAAGCTGGcatgcaggaggaggaggaggaggctaaTGATGGCGAGACAGATGCTTCGGCAAGGATCATGTTCAGGTGCCCTCCTTCCCCACCCGTGCCATCCCAAGGCTGCTACATGCACATCCAAGACTGGGTGGAGAGGACGATTGTTGTGCCGGCATTTGTATATGATGGTGCTAAGATCCTGCACATTCATGATAGCTCGCTCCGCAGAATCCATGCGGCGCCATCAGGCCCCGCACAGAATGAGCTCGAGTGGTGCCGAGCCGAGCGGTGCCCTGCATTGGAATGTGTCCTTAGCATGGGATCACGAACATTTAACAAGTTGAGGACAATTTGGGGGTCACATCTCTTCTATGCGCGATGCTTTGTGGAGGAAAATAATATTATCGGACGAATCAGTATTCGCATATTTGCTGGCCTGACATTGTTGCACCTCTACTGCTGCCCCAGGCTAGAATATGCTCTCCCATTGCGAGGATACACAGTATCCTTGGAAAATCTGGAGACCCTCGAGATCATGTGGTGTGGTGATCTAATTTCGGTCTTCGACCAAGAATCCCGACCACAACATCGACCTATAATGCTTAATTTGTTTAAGCTTCCCAAGCTGAAGCACATCCACCTGCATGAGCTCCCTAAGCTCTATCACATCTATGGCGCCACCGTAGATGCGCCCAAGCTCGAGACGGTCAAGATCAGAGGCTGCTGGAACCTCAGCAGCCTGCCCGTTGTTACAGGAGAGGAGAAAGGGGTGGTCTGCGATTGTGAGAAGGAATGGTGGGAAAGGCTACAGCAGGTCTCAGAGAGCCGCCAGACCATCCATTACAAGCCGATCCACCCGCAGTACTACAAGAAAACCATGCTCAGGGGCTCCGCCCTTAG GTAA
- the LOC120686375 gene encoding putative pentatricopeptide repeat-containing protein At4g17915 isoform X2: MARSRALLDLSTRLMNVCLAALCRGGSLDRAEAVLVDAIRLGLPPDVVTYNTLLAAHCRAAGLDAGLAVVHRMREAGVSPDAVTYNSLIAGAARRGLTMCALDLFDEMLRSGVAPDSWSYNALMHCLFRSGHPEDAYRVFADMVEKGVAPSATTYNTMLDGLFRAGHATNAYRMFRSGKVGYARMVLKELGRTEHAPNAITYTTIMKCCFRYARFDQGLETFLSLLEGGYISDAFPYTTVISALVKKGRMQEANAYCELMIQSGSTLDNACYNTLIHLRCQEGKLDDAFELLKIMEEGGLESDEYTFSILVNGLCKMGQIKAAEKQIWSMEMMGMESNVVAYNCLIDALCKSHEVDAAIKVLHSMKLKDDFTYTSLVHGLCKVGRYHMASKFLRICLREGNNVLASAKRAVISGLRSAGFKNDLRKVRSALYMARLLRS, translated from the exons ATGGCCCGGTCCCGAGCGCTGCTGGACCTGTCCACTCGGCTGATGAACGTCTGCCTCGCCGCGCTCTGCCGCGGGGGCAGCCTCGACCGCGCGGAGGCCGTCCTCGTCGACGCCATCCGCCTCGGCCTGCCCCCCGACGTCGTCACCTACAACACCCTCCTCGCCGCGCACTGCCGGGCCGCGGGGCTCGACGCCGGGCTCGCCGTCGTGCACCGGATGCGGGAGGCCGGGGTGAGCCCCGACGCCGTCACCTACAACTCCCTCATCGCGGGCGCGGCACGCCGCGGGCTCACGATGTGCGCCCTCGACCTGTTCGACGAAATGCTCCGCTCGGGCGTCGCCCCCGACTCGTGGAGCTACAACGCGCTCATGCACTGCCTGTTCCGGTCTGGACACCCGGAGGACGCGTACCGGGTGTTTGCTGATATGGTGGAGAAGGGCGTCGCGCCGTCCGCCACGACGTACAACACGATGCTCGACGGGCTGTTCAGGGCTGGCCACGCGACGAACGCCTACAGGATGTTCAG GTCAGGCAAGGTGGGCTATGCCCGTATGGTCCTTAAGGAACTGGGGAGGACCGAACATGCCCCTAATGCCATCACATACACGACGATTATGAAGTGCTGCTTTAGATACGCCAGGTTTGATCAGGGTTTGGAGACCTTTTTGTCCCTGCTTGAAGGAGGGTACATTTCAGATGCTTTCCCGTACACGACAGTGATCAGCGCGCTTGTAAAGAAGGGCCGGATGCAGGAAGCCAATGCCTATTGCGAGCTCATGATACAAAGTGGTTCCACTCTTGACAATGCATGCTACAACACGCTTATTCACCTGCGATGCCAAGAAGGGAAGCTGGACGACGCGTTTGAGCTGCTGAAAATTATGGAAGAAGGTGGTCTGGAGAGCGATGAGTACACATTCTCAATTTTGGTCAATGGTCTGTGCAAGATGGGGCAAATCAAGGCTGCAGAGAAGCAGATATGGTCCATGGAGATGATGGGCATGGAATCAAATGTGGTGGCATACAATTGCTTGATTGATGCACTATGCAAATCTCATGAGGTGGATGCAGCCATCAAAGTACTGCACAGCATGAAGCTAAAGGATGATTTTACTTACACATCACTAGTCCATGGTCTCTGTAAGGTGGGTAGGTACCATATGGCATCAAAATTCTTGCGGATCTGCTTGCGTGAAGGGAACAATGTTCTTGCATCTGCAAAGCGCGCTGTCATTTCTGGGCTTCGTAGTGCAGGGTTTAAAAATGATTTGAGGAAAGTCCGATCAGCATTATATATGGCTAGGCTGTTGCGGTCTTAG
- the LOC120686375 gene encoding putative pentatricopeptide repeat-containing protein At4g17915 isoform X1, giving the protein MARSRALLDLSTRLMNVCLAALCRGGSLDRAEAVLVDAIRLGLPPDVVTYNTLLAAHCRAAGLDAGLAVVHRMREAGVSPDAVTYNSLIAGAARRGLTMCALDLFDEMLRSGVAPDSWSYNALMHCLFRSGHPEDAYRVFADMVEKGVAPSATTYNTMLDGLFRAGHATNAYRMFRYLQRVGLPIGIVTYNTMINGLCRSGKVGYARMVLKELGRTEHAPNAITYTTIMKCCFRYARFDQGLETFLSLLEGGYISDAFPYTTVISALVKKGRMQEANAYCELMIQSGSTLDNACYNTLIHLRCQEGKLDDAFELLKIMEEGGLESDEYTFSILVNGLCKMGQIKAAEKQIWSMEMMGMESNVVAYNCLIDALCKSHEVDAAIKVLHSMKLKDDFTYTSLVHGLCKVGRYHMASKFLRICLREGNNVLASAKRAVISGLRSAGFKNDLRKVRSALYMARLLRS; this is encoded by the coding sequence ATGGCCCGGTCCCGAGCGCTGCTGGACCTGTCCACTCGGCTGATGAACGTCTGCCTCGCCGCGCTCTGCCGCGGGGGCAGCCTCGACCGCGCGGAGGCCGTCCTCGTCGACGCCATCCGCCTCGGCCTGCCCCCCGACGTCGTCACCTACAACACCCTCCTCGCCGCGCACTGCCGGGCCGCGGGGCTCGACGCCGGGCTCGCCGTCGTGCACCGGATGCGGGAGGCCGGGGTGAGCCCCGACGCCGTCACCTACAACTCCCTCATCGCGGGCGCGGCACGCCGCGGGCTCACGATGTGCGCCCTCGACCTGTTCGACGAAATGCTCCGCTCGGGCGTCGCCCCCGACTCGTGGAGCTACAACGCGCTCATGCACTGCCTGTTCCGGTCTGGACACCCGGAGGACGCGTACCGGGTGTTTGCTGATATGGTGGAGAAGGGCGTCGCGCCGTCCGCCACGACGTACAACACGATGCTCGACGGGCTGTTCAGGGCTGGCCACGCGACGAACGCCTACAGGATGTTCAGGTACCTGCAGAGGGTGGGTCTCCCCATTGGCATTGTGACTTACAACACAATGATCAACGGGCTGTGCAGGTCAGGCAAGGTGGGCTATGCCCGTATGGTCCTTAAGGAACTGGGGAGGACCGAACATGCCCCTAATGCCATCACATACACGACGATTATGAAGTGCTGCTTTAGATACGCCAGGTTTGATCAGGGTTTGGAGACCTTTTTGTCCCTGCTTGAAGGAGGGTACATTTCAGATGCTTTCCCGTACACGACAGTGATCAGCGCGCTTGTAAAGAAGGGCCGGATGCAGGAAGCCAATGCCTATTGCGAGCTCATGATACAAAGTGGTTCCACTCTTGACAATGCATGCTACAACACGCTTATTCACCTGCGATGCCAAGAAGGGAAGCTGGACGACGCGTTTGAGCTGCTGAAAATTATGGAAGAAGGTGGTCTGGAGAGCGATGAGTACACATTCTCAATTTTGGTCAATGGTCTGTGCAAGATGGGGCAAATCAAGGCTGCAGAGAAGCAGATATGGTCCATGGAGATGATGGGCATGGAATCAAATGTGGTGGCATACAATTGCTTGATTGATGCACTATGCAAATCTCATGAGGTGGATGCAGCCATCAAAGTACTGCACAGCATGAAGCTAAAGGATGATTTTACTTACACATCACTAGTCCATGGTCTCTGTAAGGTGGGTAGGTACCATATGGCATCAAAATTCTTGCGGATCTGCTTGCGTGAAGGGAACAATGTTCTTGCATCTGCAAAGCGCGCTGTCATTTCTGGGCTTCGTAGTGCAGGGTTTAAAAATGATTTGAGGAAAGTCCGATCAGCATTATATATGGCTAGGCTGTTGCGGTCTTAG
- the LOC120686374 gene encoding protein TPLATE-like, producing the protein MDLLIAQINTDLRSSDALRQSSALLQALQQCAAGRDVSALARTAATEILSAPSSAVCKRLALDLLRALPLPPDLLDPLLLTSLRSDLSFPDPDVAASSIASFPSLPSHLLPSLLSSAQADIAAALSSPAESLRLAAVTSLSSLLPRDDLALMCSTNPSLMAHATTWWGRLAELALDSADAVSAGAFEALARLFQELEGRRMSRLAGDKLVDGEGALAVRAQWAADAIDFIWSRRNMLIARTMVMPVESFRVTVYPLVHAAKMVASGVVNTLRRIAKPGDTTIADSVESSAEKLVGVSDIVSHLLPFLSSLDPPLVFEVGINMLALADVPGGKPEWASAAIIAILTLWDRQEFSSMRETIVRAVATNLHLLDLGMQVSLFKRLLQMVRNLRAESDRMHALACICRTALCVDLFAKESVRRGQKPVPGTDVISLFEDVRVKEDLNSVTSKNLFREELVASLVESCFQLSLPLPELKNSGTESRVIGALAYGTGYGALNWTEPALDVVEVCRPCVLWDCNGRTYAIDCYLKLLVRLCHIYDTRGGVKTIKAGASQDQILNETRLRNLQLQLIRDLREVHTPRISSRLIWAISEHFDLEGLDPLLADDPEDPLNIIISNMHKILFNTDSSATTSNRIQDVQAVLICAQRLGARNARAGQLLSKELEEFRASTSADSVTKHQSRYVLQVIKYVTNHPDNRWVGVGDATGDYPFSHHKLTVQFSEASAAQDRKLEGLVHKAIRELWRPNPSQLTLLQTKGIGALHKELPKACTLTGSCDPCYIEAYHLADPTDGRITLHLKILNLTELELNRVDIRVGLSGALYYMDGFSRTVRHLRNLVSQDPVQSSVTVGVSHFERCSLWVQVLYYPFYGSGGSADYEGDYAEEDSQMMRQKRSLRPELGEPVVLRCQPYKIPLAELLLPLECSPVEYFRLWPSLPAMVECTGTYTYEGSGFKATAAQQYDSSPFLSGLKSISSKPFHQVCSHFIRTVAGFQLCYAAKTWFGGFVGMMIFGASEVSRNVDLGDETTTMICKFVVRASDESITREIESNLQGWLDDITDGAVEYMPEDEVKSAAAERLKISMERIALLKAAKPKAPPAKTEQEEEEERKQSEELDGFGNPKGPSTLSKLTAEEAEHRALQAAVLQEWHQLCKEKALKAQ; encoded by the exons ATGGACCTCCTCATCGCGCAGATCAACACCGACCTCCGCTCCTCGGACGCGCTCCGGCAGTCCTCCGCGCTGCTGCAGGCCCTGCAGCAGTGCGCCGCGGGGCGCGACGTCTCCGCGCTcgcccgcaccgccgccaccgagaTCCTGTcggcgccctcctccgccgTCTGCAAGCGCCTCGCGCTCGACCTCCTCCGCGCGCTCCCGCTGCCGCCCGACCTCCTCGACCcgctcctcctcacctccctCCGCTCCGACCTCTCCTTCCCGGACCCCGacgtcgccgcctcctccatcgcCTCGTTCCCCTCGCTGCCCTCCCACCTGCTCCCGTcgctcctctcctccgcccaagccgacatcgccgccgcgctctcctCGCCCGCCGAGTCgctgcgcctcgccgccgtcacATCTCtgtcctccctcctcccgcgcgaTGATCTCGCGCTCATGTGCTCCACGAACCCCTCCCTCATGGCGCACGCCACCACGTGGTGGGGCCGCCTCGCCGAGCTTGCGCTGGACTCTGCAGACGCGGTTTCCGCCGGCGCGTTCGAGGCCCTCGCGCGGCTGTTCCAGGAGCTAGAGGGGCGCCGCATGAGCCGGCTTGCTGGTGACAAGCTTGTTGATGGAGAAGGTGCGCTTGCAGTGCGTGCCCAGTGGGCGGCTGATGCCATTGACTTCATTTGGTCCAGGCGCAACATGCTGATTGCTCGCACCATGGTGATGCCTGTGGAGAGCTTCCGGGTCACTGTGTACCCTCTGGTGCACGCAGCTAAAATGGTTGCTTCAGGTGTGGTAAACACGTTGCGGCGGATTGCCAAGCCAGGGGACACTACGATAGCTGATAGTGTGGAGTCAAGTGCGGAGAAATTGGTGGGGGTGTCAGACATCGTATCTCACTTGCTGCCATTCCTTAGCTCACTTGATCCACCACTGGTGTTTGAGGTGGGAATCAATATGCTGGCGCTCGCAGATGTGCCTGGAGGCAAGCCAGAGTGGGCTTCAGCTGCCATTATTGCAATCCTGACACTATGGGACCGACAAGAGTTCTCGTCAATGAGGGAGACTATTGTCAGGGCTGTTGCGACCAATCTCCATTTGCTGGATCTTGGAATGCAG GTCTCTCTGTTCAAAAGATTGCTTCAAATGGTGAGAAATTTGAGAGCAGAATCAGATCGTATGCATGCATTGGCTTGTATATGTCGGACTGCTCTCTGTGTTGATCTTTTTGCAAAGGAGAGTGTTCGAAGAGGTCAGAAGCCTGTTCCAGGAACGGATGTGATATCGCTTTTTGAGGATGTGAGGGTTAAGGAAGATCTAAATAGTGTAACAAGTAAAAACTTGTTCCGAGAAGAGCTGGTGGCCTCCCTGGTTGAAAGTTGTTTCCAGCTATCTCTTCCACTACCTGAGTTGAAGAATTCTGGGACAGAGAGCAGAGTTATAGGAGCATTAGCTTATGGAACTGGTTATGGTGCTCTGAATTGGACTGAACCTGCTTTGGATGTGGTGGAAGTTTGCAGACCATGTGTTCTTTGGGACTGCAATGGTCGTACCTATGCAATCGACTGCTATCTAAAGTTGCTTGTAAGGCTTTGTCATATATATGACACTAGAGGTGGCGTGAAGACAATTAAAGCTGGTGCATCTCAAGATCAGATTCTGAATGAGACACGACTTAGAAATTTGCAGCTACAACTTATCAGGGATCTTCGTGAG GTTCATACACCACGAATATCTTCACGCTTGATATGGGCAATTTCTGAACACTTTGATCTTGAAGGTCTGGATCCCCTTTTAGCTGATGACCCAGAGGATCCGCTGAATATCATCATATCTAACATGCATAAGATATTATTCAACACCGATTCATCTGCTACTACATCGAATAGGATACAAGATGTGCAGGCTGTCCTAATATGTGCTCAACGTTTGGGAGCAAGAAATGCAAGAGCAGGCCAACTTCTCAGTAAAGAGCTGGAAGAATTTAGGGCAAGTACTTCAGCCGATTCTGTCACCAAGCATCAATCTCGTTATGTCTTGCAAGTAATAAAATATGTAACAAACCATCCAGATAACAG GTGGGTTGGTGTGGGTGATGCTACAGGGGATTATCCATTTAGCCACCACAAGCTTACTGTTCAATTTTCAGAGGCATCTGCTGCCCAAGACAGGAAATTGGAGGGATTAGTTCATAAAGCCATTCGGGAGCTGTGGAGGCCGAATCCTAGTCAGTTAACTCTCCTACAAACAAAGGGAATTGGCGCCTTGCATAAAGAGCTTCCAAAAGCTTGTACTTTGACTGGCAGCTGTGATCCGTGCTACATTGAAGCATATCATTTGGCAGATCCAACTGATGGCAGAATCACTCTACATTTGAAG ATTTTAAATTTGACTGAACTGGAACTCAACAGAGTGGATATCCGTGTTGGCCTCTCTGGAGCACTGTACTATATGGATGGTTTCTCTCGCACTGTTCGGCACCTTCGGAATCTTGTTTCCCAG GATCCAGTCCAAAGTAGCGTAACTGTAGGAGTTTCACATTTTGAGAGATGCTCACTCTGGGTTCAAGTCTTGTATTACCCATTTTACGGAAGTGGGGGATCTGCGGACTATGAAGGAGATTATGCAGAAGAGGATTCACAGATGATGAGGCAGAAGCGCTCGCTTCGTCCTGAGCTTGGGGAGCCCGTAGTTCTGCGGTGCCAACCCTACAAGATCCCTCTTGCTGAGCTTCTACTACCGTTGGAATGCTCTCCAGTCGAGTATTTCCGGCTATGGCCTAGCCTGCCAGCCATGGTGGAGTGCACCGGCACATACACATATGAAGGCAGTGGTTTCAAGGCCACTGCTGCTCAGCAGTACGACAGCTCTCCCTTCCTCAGTGGATTGAAGTCAATTTCTTCTAAGCCGTTCCATCAAGTATGCTCTCATTTCATCCGAACAGTGGCTGGATTCCAG TTGTGCTATGCTGCAAAAACTTGGTTTGGTGGGTTCGTGGGCATGATGATCTTTGGTGCAAGTGAAGTCAGCCGGAACGTCGACCTGGGCGATGAGACCACCACAATGATCTGCAAATTTGTCGTGCGTGCATCCGATGAATCCATCACTAGAGAGATCGAATCCAATCTCCAGGGCTGGCTCGATGATATCACCGACGGCGCCGTGGAATACATGCCCGAGGATGAGGTGAAGAGCGCAGCAGCCGAGCGGCTGAAGATCTCCATGGAGAGGATCGCCCTTCTCAAGGCGGCCAAGCCGAAGGCCCCGCCCGCCAAGACcgagcaagaggaggaagaggagcggAAGCAGAGCGAGGAGCTGGACGGGTTCGGGAACCCCAAGGGCCCCTCGACGCTCTCCAAGCTCACCGCAGAGGAAGCCGAGCACCGCGCCCTCCAGGCCGCCGTGCTGCAGGAGTGGCATCAGCTATGCAAGGAGAAAGCCCTGAAAGCGCAGTGA